TAAAGCTTAACCTCGCCGCATTACGGCAACTCGCTGGCTCATTCTACAAAAGGCACGCCGTCACAGAGCAAAATGCTCTGCTCCGACTGCTTGTGGGCACACGGTTTCAGGTACTATTTCACTCCCCTCTCGGGGTGCTTTTCACCTTTCCCTCACGGTACTAATTCGCTATCGGTCATGGGAGAGTATTGAGCCTTGGAGGGTGGTCCCCCCTGCTTCTCGCCGGGTTTCACGTGCCCGGCGATACTCTGGGTCATATGACTCGGCGTGCATCGCTATTTCGCATACGGGGCTTTCACCCTCTTTGGCCGGCCTTCCCATGCCGTTTTGCTATAACGATGACACATACTCCGCTTAAAGACTCGGGCTTTAAGACTCATATGCCCAACAACCCCGCTGTGGCATCCCCCCGAGGGTATAACGCTCACATGCGGTTTGGGCTTTTGTGCGCTTTCGCTCGCCACTACTCGCGCAATCTCGGTTGATTTCTCTTCCTCCGGGTACTGAGATGTTTCAGTTCCCCGGGTTACCTGCATCCATCCCTATTTGATTCAGGATGGGCCGACCTGGCATAACCCAGGTCAGGTTTCCCCGTATCGGACATCTGCGGGTCAAAGGCTGTTTGCGCCTCTCCGCAGCTTTTCGCAGCTTGCCACGTCCTTCGTCGGCTTCCCATGCCAAGGCATCCACCGTGTGCCCCTAAATATCTTCATCTAAAGTAGGTATTAATTACCTACTGTGTTTACCTCGATATTCGGGTATCCATATCGTGCGGAGGCAACAAGAATAGTGTTTTGCCTCCGCTTGTGTAATTGCGATCGTTTCAAGATGCGAACCACCTATCGCGTATCAGAGGGACCCTTAATATCTTCTCGCGTTTTGCAAGACGAGGGAATCTCTATTACTTGATTGATGATTCTTCTCGAGAACGCTATGCGGCTTTCAAGGTGCAGACACAAGATACGAAAAGGTATAGATACCTATTTTTGTATCCTTGCCCCGGGAGAACCCCGGAAACCGAATACTGCAATGAGTATGAGAAGTGACTATCAAGCAGGTTGTGTCTTTCTCTTGGTAGAAAGACATGCCTTGATGTAAGGCACCTTTTGTCGGGCTCGAAGGACAAAATGCCTCGACAAAAGGGGTGGTGCACATTTGGCACCTCTAGGTTTACTCCCTAGAAAGGAGGTGATCCAGCCGCACCTTCCGGTACGGCTACCTTGTTACGACTTCACCCCCCTTATCCCCCGCGCCTTCGGCGCCTCCGTCCCAAAAGGGTTCGGCCGGCGACTTCGGGTGCAGACGACTCGGGTGGTGTGACGGGCGGTGTGTACAAGGCCCGGGAACGTATTCACCGCGGCATGCTGATCCGCGATTACTAGCAACTCCGGCTTCACGGAGGCGGGTTGCAGCCTCCGATCCGAACTGGGACCGGCTTTGGGGGATCCGCTTGGGCTCGCGCCTTTGCATCCCGTTGTGCCGGCCATTGTAGCACGTGTGCAGCCCAGGGCATAAGGGGCATGATGACTTGACGTCGTCCCCGCCTTCCTCCGGCTTGCCGCCGGCGGTCCCGCATGAGTCCCCAACTAAATGCTGGCAACATGCGGCAGGGGTTGCGCTCGTTGCGGGACTTAACCCAACATCTCACGACACGAGCTGACGACAGCCATGCACCACCTGTGTAGGCTCCTTTCGGCTGCGACATCTCTGTCACTTCACCTACATGTCAAGCCCTGGTAAGGTTCTTCGCGTTGCTTCGAATTAAGCCACATGCTCCGCTGCTTGTGCGGGCCCCCGTCAATTCCTTTGAGTTTTAGCCTTGCGGCCGTACTCCCCAGGCGGGGCACTTAATGCGTTAGCTGCGGCACGGAAGGCAAATGCCCCCCACACCTAGTGCCCATCGTTTACGGCTGGGACTACCAGGGTATCTAATCCTGTTCGCTCCCCCAGCTTTCGCGCCTGAGCGTCAGTGTCGGCCCAGAAGTCTGCCTTCGCCATCGGTGTTCTTCCCGATATCTGCGCATTTCACCGCTACACCGGGAATTCCGACTTCCTCTACCGCACTCGAGCACACCGGTTCGGGATCCGCCCGGAGGTTGAGCCCCCGGTTTCGAGATCCCGCCTGGTGCGCCGCCTGCGCGCGCTTTACGCCCAATGAATCCGGATAACGCTCGCCCCCTACGTATTACCGCGGCTGCTGGCACGTAGTTAGCCGGGGCTTCTTCTGCAGGTACCGTCCTTAATGTCTTCCCTGCTGAAAGCGGTTCACGGCCCGAAGGCCTCCATCCCGCACGCGGCGTCGCTGCGTCAGGGTTTCCCCCATTGCGCAAGATTCCCCACTGCTGCCTCCCGTAGGAGTCTGGGCCGTATCTCAGTCCCAATGTGGCCGGTCGGTCTCTCAACCCGGCTACCCGTCGTTGGCACGGTGGGCTACTACCCCGCCGTCTACCTGATGGGACGCGACCCCATCCCCCGCCGCAAAAGCTTTCCTGGGTATGACATGCGCCATACCCGGCATATCCGGTATTAGCCCGGGTTTCCCCGGGTTGTCCCGATGCGGGGGGAAGGTTGGTCACGCGTTACTCACCCGTTCGCCACTGTATATTCGCCCAAGGGCGGTTTAATCGTTCGACTTGCATGTGTTAGGCGCGCCGCCAGCGTTCATCCTGAGCCAGGATCAAACTCTCCATTCAAAAAGACGCTTGCATACGAGCAATTGCTTACTTTTATGCTCAAGCGTCATCTGTTTGAAGATCATGATGATCTTGGTGTTCATCTATCGTACAGTTATAAGCTTATTTCTCCTATGAGTGATAAGCCCATACCTGCGTGACAGGGTTGTCCGTCTAGCTTGAATTCTTCTCTTCATCACAGTATCCGGTTTTCAAGGTTCTCCACCACTAAAAAGGTGGGGTGCCACGAGAGTTCGTTACTCACTCGCTCTGCGCAGCTTTGTAATAATACGCAGAGGGTCTTTTACTGTGTACGACAGGATTTCCTTTTCACGGTTTGAACATAAAGACAATCCCATACGAACTATCCACGGCTCCATGATATCGCGGACCGGGTTCCCTGCCTTCTCGATAACCTTTGACGTACCGACACAGCCTCATGATGTCGCAGGCTGTTTCTTACGTTGATACCTATAACGACTGTCAAATCAATTACTCTAATGCAAAAGCAACGTGGCAATAAAGCCAAGAATAGCTGGTCCACCCTGCATCAGAACGATCTTGGGGCTACTGCTATAGGCCCCGTATATTGCGACCAGCACAATGTAAGCAAACAAGCAAGAAAGTGCTGTTTGGCTGGGAAAAACAAACGCTGCCAGCAGAATAAGCGCCGCAAGCAATCCATTGTAGATGCCTTGGTTCTTAAAGAGCGTGAAAACCGCCGGGCGCTTCAGTTCGCTTACCTCCATGCCGAATACGCCCGCCGTACGTTCGGAGGTGGTCGCAAATGTTTCAAGATACATAATGTACAAATGCTCGGCTGCCACGATAATAGCCAATCCGATGATATAAGGCGACATATACCTACTCCTCTACTGTTTAATATTTCGAGGATAACGCGCAGTTTCTCGCGATTTCGATTACCGCTATTGAACTACAGTTGCTGTAATGCGCGATCATTCCATACCGCATTTAACCTGAATCGAGTACCCAATACCGGCTCGTATTGGTTATAAGCGCGGTATCTTCGCTCTTCGCTTAGCCGCCTGCTTCGCTTAACTGCTCGTCTTATCGTTGCGGCTGACCGCAATACGGACAAACCGTCCAAGCCGGATCAAGCGCATGATGGCAATTGGAACATAAGTCCTTCAGATGAGCATGGCAATTGGGGCAGATGATGTAATCAGCTTGTACCGGATAGCCACAATTTGCGCATTCACCATATTTCATAAGCTCGCGCTGCTTCAAGGCAATCTCAAGCTCTTGTTCGGAGCGATCCATTTCAAGCAGCGAGGGACGCAACAGCAAGTAAGCAATCACACCCACCAGTGGAACAAGGGCGACAATGGACCATGCCCACCAGACAGCACCGCGCTGATACGCATCGCGGGCAACCCACACGACAACCAAAACGTAGAGAATCACGAGCAGCATAATGAATACAAATAGTGCACTCTGTACCTGCGGGGTCATGAATTGTGACATCAGATCGGACATATTGATTCCTTTCCTTAGGTTACCCTAGGCGAGTTCATCCAATTGGGCTTGTACACGCTCTATCTGCTCAAGTGTTTCAGCTTGCTTGGCGCGATCCTTTTCGATTACCTCAGGCGCGGCCTTTGCTAAGAAGCCAGGATTTGCAAGTTTCTTCGTAAGTCGCTCGTTGTCAGATGAAAGTCGATCGAGCTGCTTGCGCAAACGGACACGCTCGGCATCGAAGTCGACAAGACCCGAAAGCGCGGTGTACACCTCAAGCCCTGCTGCCAACGATACACTTGATCCCGCTAGCTTGTCGACGTCGGTGGCAATAATAAGCGAACTGATACGACCCATGCCACTTATTAGTGACGACTGCGCGCACAGCAATGCCTCGTCACGACTATCGGTAACTTTTACGCGCACATCGAGTTCCTGATGGGGAGAAATACCATATCGAGAACGCGTCGCACGAACAGCAGATACCACTTCGCAGACCATCATAATGGCGCGCTCAGCGTCGATATCGCGGTAATCACTGAGAGCACGTGCCTTGGGCCAGGCAGCGCCAATTAAATAGGGTGCGTCTTTTTCCCCAGGCAGCTGCTGATAAATTTCTTCAGTGACAAACGGCATAATCGGATGGAGCAAGCGCAGCGACGTATCCAACAGGAAAATAAGATTACGTTGACACGCAAGACGACCAGCCGCATCATCGCCGGCTAAGCGACTCTTAGAAAACTCAATGTACCAGTCACAAAACTCGTTCCAGAAAAACGCGTACAGCTCGCGAGTAACCTCTGCAAACTCATAAGCATCAAACGCCTTATCAACCCGTTCAACTAGGCCAGCAAGACG
This genomic interval from Cryptobacterium curtum DSM 15641 contains the following:
- a CDS encoding DUF1304 domain-containing protein, translating into MSPYIIGLAIIVAAEHLYIMYLETFATTSERTAGVFGMEVSELKRPAVFTLFKNQGIYNGLLAALILLAAFVFPSQTALSCLFAYIVLVAIYGAYSSSPKIVLMQGGPAILGFIATLLLH
- a CDS encoding zinc ribbon domain-containing protein, translated to MSDLMSQFMTPQVQSALFVFIMLLVILYVLVVVWVARDAYQRGAVWWAWSIVALVPLVGVIAYLLLRPSLLEMDRSEQELEIALKQRELMKYGECANCGYPVQADYIICPNCHAHLKDLCSNCHHALDPAWTVCPYCGQPQR